Genomic window (Subtercola endophyticus):
ATCGGCCTGAAGACCATCGAAGAGGCGGTCGCCATTCGCGACCGCATCCTGACCAACTTCGACAAGGCTTCGCAGTTGCCCGAAGGCCCCGAGCGCGATCGCCTGCTCACCTTCGTCGTTGTGGGCGGTGGATTCGCGGGCATCGAGATCTTCGCCGAAATGCGTTCATTCGCCAGCGCATTGCTCGACCGCTACCCCGAACTCGCCTTCGAAGACACGCACTTTCACCTCATCGAGGCCATGGGCCGCATCATGCCCGAGGTTTCGATCAAGACCGCCGACTGGGTCATCAAGAACCTCGCCGAGCGCGGCGCCGAGATCCACCTCGACACCCAGCTCAAGTCGGCCGTCGGCGGAGTCATCGAACTTTCGACCGGCGAGAGCTTCGAGTCGGACACGGTCGTCTGGACGGCCGGGGTCATGGCCAGCCCGATGCTGAAGAACACCGACCTTCCGATCGAAGAGCGCGGCCGCCTTCGTGTTCGCCCCGACCTTCGTGTTCACGACGAGAACGACGAGGTCGTCATCGACGCTTGGGGTGCCGGCGACGTCTCGGCCGTCCCCGATCTGTCGGGTGGCGGTGTCGGCGGTTTCTGCGTTCCGAACGCTCAGCACGCCGTTCGCCAGGGCAAGCGCCTCGCCAAGAACCTCGTCGCCGAACTTCGCGGCGAAGACCTCGAGGACTACTTCCACAAGAACGCGGGCGCGGTCGCCGGCCTCGGCCTCGGTGTCGGTGCCTTCCAGAGCGGCAAGATCGGCGTCACAGGCCTTCCCGCCTGGTTCATGCACCGCGGTTACCACGGCCTGGCAATGCCGAGCTGGGAGCGCAAGTTCCGCGTCATCTGGGGGTGGGTGCTCAACTTCTTCCTCGGTCGTGACATCGTTTCGCTCGAGGCCCGAGTTCACCCGAGGGCAGCGTTCGAAGAATTCGCGTCACGGCCCCGGCCCGCTGTTGCTGCCGTGGCTGAGCCCGCCTCTGCTTCGGCCGGGCATCCGGGCCCTGCAGGCGCGCCCGTGTCCGTCGGCGGAGCCGTCTCGAAAGAGTGACCGTCGCGGCGCCGTGACCTGCGTTCATTCGCGGTCTCGGCGTCGTCGGCTCGCGATGCAACAGCGTCAGCTGGCTCGCGCCCCCATAGCCCAATTGGCAGAGGCAGTCGACTTAAAATCGACACAGTGAGGGTTCGAGTCCCTCTGGGGGTACGAAGCTCGAAGGCCCTACTTCCCCTTATTCATGCGGAAGTAGGGCCTTTCTCTTGCTCCGAGAATCGCGTTTTGGACACATTTTGGACACACTTCAATTCGAGACGTTGTCATTTGAGACGTTCCAAGTGATCTCGGCGGCAGTGAAAAGCGATGCCCTCACTACAAAACTCTGCTTGAGGGAGTGAATCTTGCGCCGAGTTGCAGGGTCCCGAGTGCGTCACTAGGCTGACTCTCCACGGTTTCGTGGCCTGATAGGTGGATCTCGTGCCCGAGCCGTTCGAAGACGAACCTCTCGAACTAGCAAGCTGGCAGATGATCGTGGGAATTCTTCGGTCGGAGGATCTTCCGGATCTCGCCACCGACGCTTTGGTTCGAGGTGTCGATAGTCCGTCTCTCCGAGTCCTTGCGGGAGCCGATGCCGATGACGTCCGAGAATCACGTGACCTCTTCGTCGACGCTCTTGCGGAGTTGAATATCTCGATTCTCGACGAAGACGCGTAACGGTGGAAGTTAGTTCGGGCAACTGCCAAGGCGATCATCGCTGGCTCCGTGGATCCACAGGCCGGGGCCGAGTTCATTTGGCACACGGCAGCTTGGCAGGTGCGCGAGGGGGGTGATCTACGTATCTTCGTCGGATTGGCGTCCCAGTTGCAGGACTATCCCGCTGACGCAGATCCACTTGAGCGCGAGATCGTTGATGCGGCGCGAGAGCTGCTCAATCGATCGGCTCCGCGCCGCTGGATTCAGCTACGAGCGTCACTCGCAGGTTCCCCTCTCAGCCGTTCGGGCCCCTCAGGACACCAAGGTATCTTGGTGGCAGACACGCCCATCAGTGACCGTCTCAAACTGGCTCTTACCGAATGGAACGAGAGCTACCGATCATTAATCGGAGAGTGGCCGGCCCGGGGTGGATTCCTCTCCGAGGACGAGGCAGAGTTGTTCGTGTTGGCGGGCCGAGGACTCGCGGAGGACCTTCAAACGGAGCTCGGGCCAACGTATCGCGTCGAATATACGCAGGAAGCTACACGTGCGCCTGGATTGAAACTGGCGCGCCGCAATCGACTAAGTCGCCGCTGGCGTAGAGATGGGAGGATTCCGTCATGAAGACAGCAGCGACGATGGCGATCAGGCTATTCAGGCGCGCTGGTATTCCTCTTGATCCGGGCCTCTCCGAGGAGCAGATCCGAGCCTTTGAGGACGAGTTCGGATTTGAATTCGACGCCGACCATCGTGAGCTGCTCATGCTAGCTGTACCGACGGGTCGTGGGTGGTTCGATTGGCGACGCAGCACGCGCGAAGACATCGAGTCCCGGCTTGCCTGGCCGGTCGAAGGCATTCTTTGGGACGTTCATTACAACGACTTCTGGCCGACAGTCTGGGGGCGAAAGCCCTCAGGAGCTCCCGCTCTCGAATCGACAGCTCGTCAGCACCTCGCGGCGGTGCCGAAACTCGTGCCGCTTTTCAGGCACCGGTTCATGGCGGCAGCCACGCGAGGAGGGGGAGCGCCGGTCTTCTCGGTCGTGCAGGCCGACGTCGCGCTGTACGGTGAGAATCTTGTCGACTATGTCGCGCGCGAGACCGGTTCGACGAAGCGGTACCACTCGTCACCCCATCGACGCATCGAGTTCTGGTCGCCGCTCGCCGAACTTGATCCGCGATACATCATTTGGCCCGAGGGGGAGCCGCGGCTGTTTTGGAATCGAGCAATCGAGGGCGGTTTCGTGCATCCGACACACGTGACGAAGGAGGGCGGCCCGCTCCCGGTGGGCTCACCGATCGAGTACAAGGCGTACCGCACGTGAGTGAACTTGATGCTGGTCTCCCTTCTAACGACGCGAATCACTCGGGCCGAACGTCGCCATGCCAGCCGAGCGGACCGGCGAGAAGGCCAAGTCGGTTGTGGGACTCTTGCTTCGAGTGCTGCCATCCGTAGGGCTCGACCAGTACGTAACTCTCACCTGACGTTGAATCGCGTGTCCGACTGGCCCCAAGACCATCCGTGAAGACTTCCTCATCGATCCAGACAAATAGCTGGTGCACCCAATCGACGGCATCGCGGGGAATCGCGTAAAGCCACGGTTGCGTCACTTGGGCGGAGGGGAGGCCCAGTTTGAGTCTGGCGCTCAATCCCGATCGCTGCGCGACTTCGACGTCGACCTCACCCGTAGTCCATCGAAAGTCGCGCAACTCGTAATCCGATTCCGGCACGCTTCCACTTCGGGCTGACCCGACAACCGCGAACGCCTCAACAATCTCGCTATCTTCGATCACCGCCCAATGTTGGCACGTCTTGCGACTCGATGCTTGGCGCGACCCCCTCCACAATTCATGCTGTCGAAACGTGCTCGCATCGCCGGATTCGAGCAAGGAGGCGAATTGGTCTCCCGTCAGCCTCGCAATCTTGAATTCGGCGGCCTTGCCGGCGACAGCATTGTCGTCAGAAACTATCACCCGATTACTTCAGCCGTGAGTTCGGGATTCGAGACGTCCGATACAACGAGACGCCTCGGTTCGGCCCGAGGTCGCGCCGCCGTGGTTGTACTTCGATATGAGCGTCGACGTCGACTGAAGGTGTTCACGCTCGCGTGCGCTGGCAATTTGTGTCCAACATACGTGGCTAACGACGGAGGGCCTCTCCCTGATAGCTGACGATCGAGTAAATGACCTGTCGTGCTTTCTACGCGAACCGAAGCCCTCCAGCAGAGATACGCTGAAGGTGATGCATACTCGAGTCGGTGATTTCAGCCGAATCAACAGCCAGACATCTGATGTCAGTTTCTCCGGTGGTGAACGTCGCACGTGCGTACTTATCTTCTCGAGAAGTTGGAAGACGGTCAGAGTCGGCGAGACTGTCCTGAAGAGACTCCATACTGACTTTCCGTTTCCGGATCGCGGTGGTTGGTTCGCCGACGCCGGTGGTGCTGCCTATTTAGTGGACCTCGTCAAATTGTTTTCTGCCCGACTAGATCCGGGGTTGTTGGCGAGGTCAGATGTAAAACTCGTCACTCGGTTCATATCGGGCTCACCTCGTATCGATGAAGAGGCGGTGGATGCCCTTGAGAAACTCACGAGAGCCCGCTTCTATATTCGACGACGCCAAACCACGGCACCCGTCTCCGATCCGGCAGAACGCCGCACGATTCGGTTTTTCCCAGATTACGGTTCCTACGCAACGATTTGGGAAGTTGGCGGGCTCACTAGCGCCAAAGCGCTC
Coding sequences:
- a CDS encoding NAD(P)/FAD-dependent oxidoreductase, which gives rise to MPKILIVGGGYAGFYTAWKLEKWLRSGEAEVTVVDPLPYMTYQPFLPEVASGSIEPRHAVVSLRRHLKKTKVIAGKVEKITHAEKTVTILPNAGEQYDLEYDIIVVTAGAVSRTFPIPGVADEAIGLKTIEEAVAIRDRILTNFDKASQLPEGPERDRLLTFVVVGGGFAGIEIFAEMRSFASALLDRYPELAFEDTHFHLIEAMGRIMPEVSIKTADWVIKNLAERGAEIHLDTQLKSAVGGVIELSTGESFESDTVVWTAGVMASPMLKNTDLPIEERGRLRVRPDLRVHDENDEVVIDAWGAGDVSAVPDLSGGGVGGFCVPNAQHAVRQGKRLAKNLVAELRGEDLEDYFHKNAGAVAGLGLGVGAFQSGKIGVTGLPAWFMHRGYHGLAMPSWERKFRVIWGWVLNFFLGRDIVSLEARVHPRAAFEEFASRPRPAVAAVAEPASASAGHPGPAGAPVSVGGAVSKE
- a CDS encoding SMI1/KNR4 family protein; this translates as MKTAATMAIRLFRRAGIPLDPGLSEEQIRAFEDEFGFEFDADHRELLMLAVPTGRGWFDWRRSTREDIESRLAWPVEGILWDVHYNDFWPTVWGRKPSGAPALESTARQHLAAVPKLVPLFRHRFMAAATRGGGAPVFSVVQADVALYGENLVDYVARETGSTKRYHSSPHRRIEFWSPLAELDPRYIIWPEGEPRLFWNRAIEGGFVHPTHVTKEGGPLPVGSPIEYKAYRT